A genomic window from Thunnus thynnus chromosome 12, fThuThy2.1, whole genome shotgun sequence includes:
- the LOC137194590 gene encoding arylsulfatase I-like translates to MQAAAVALTVLSAVFSLDCLSAHWSKPNQIQHQSDGNTQNDETAPKQKNQPHIIFILTDDQGFNDIGYHNPSIKTPTLDKLAAEGVRLENYYVQPICTPSRSQLLTGRYQIHTGLQHSIIRPSQPSCLPSHMDTLPERLREAGYTTHMVGKWHLGFYRKACLPTRKGFDSFFGSLTGSVDYYSYGSCDGPGLCGYDLHDDEGVAWGQEGKYSTALFTQRARKILESYDPTEKPLFLLLSLQAVHTPLQPPKSYIYPYRDMANVARRKFAAMVSTVDEAVRNITYALRKYGYYRNSVIIYSTDNGAQPFTGGSNWPLRGRKGTYWEGGVRGVAFVHSPLLKRRRRVSKDLLHITDWFPTLVGLAGGNISQSQGLDGFDVWPTLSEGRESPRQEILHNIDPLHKPPAPTMTWDATSAEGVSVSTSKGPAFKKPKKKKKKVLKQQPKQKSGFKLKTTKKPQTFSHHAAKPKPKLKSKPIPKLKHKSLPKSKLKPKPKTKVLVKQSSYKPRLKVHSSGTPYGHQNPSVSGTSRPKSQRDIQSHFKSKSWQTISQNQKLSQSAPPQLKSKTQLKLHLKSKSRRTLSQYQNMSQPETTLPPTHPTPELKFQPSQPVWDTSVQAAIRVGDWKLLTGDPGHGDWVPPQILPTLPGRWWNLERGFSTFYKSSIHKNVWLFNITGDPYERQDLADQRPDVVQRLLARLAYYNQTAVPVYFPPDDPRANPSEHGGAWVPWVDEEEDEEGKYNGVYKKGKNNKKKRKKKKCRLCKLKSFFLKLNTRMMSNRI, encoded by the exons atgcaggctgctgctgtcgCTCTGACTGTACTGAGTGCTGTCTTCAGCCTGGACTGCCTGTCCGCTCACTGgtccaaaccaaaccaaatacaGCACCAGAGTGACGGAAATACTCAAAATGACGAGACGGCACCGAAGCAGAAGAACCAGCCGCACATCATATTCATTCTCACAGATGACCAG GGCTTCAACGACATTGGTTACCATAACCCGAGCATCAAGACCCCTACTCTGGACAAGCTGGCGGCGGAGGGCGTGAGGCTGGAGAACTATTACGTTCAGCCCATCTGCACGCCGTCACGCAGCCAGCTCCTCACCGGCAG ATATCAGATCCACACAGGACTACAGCACTCCATTATCAGACCCAGCCAGCCCAGCTGTCTGCCTTCACACATGGACACGCTGCCTGAGAGGCTCCGTGAGGCCGGGTACACCACACATATGGTCGGCAAGTGGCACCTGGGCTTCTATAG GAAGGCATGCCTGCCCACCAGAAAGGGTTTTGACAGTTTCTTTGGTTCTTTAACAGGAAGTGTGGATTACTACAG TTATGGGTCCTGTGATGGCCCGGGTTTGTGTGGGTACGATCTCCATGACGACGAGGGCGTGGCGTGGGGCCAGGAAGGAAAGTACTCTACCGCGCTCTTCACACAGAGAGCTCGCAAGATCCTCGAGAGTTACGACCCAACAGAGAAACCGCTCTTCCTGCTGCTGTCCCTTCAG GCAGTTCACACTCCACTACAGCCCCCAAAGTCCTACATCTACCCCTACCGTGACATGGCCAATGTGGCCAGGAGAAAGTTTGCCGCCATGGTTTCTACAGTGGACGAGGCGGTTCGCAATATCACCTATGCCCTCAGAAAGTATGGATACTACCGGAATAGTGTTATCATCTACTCCACCGACAACGGTGCCCAGCCGTTCACAGGCGGGAGCAACTGGCCCCTACGAGGCCGCAAG gGTACATATTGGGAGGGAGGAGTCCGTGGGGTGGCGTTTGTACACAGTCCTTTGCTGAAACGCAGGAGACGGGTCTCTAAAGATCTTCTCCACATCACTGATTGGTTCCCCACACTGGTGGGCCTGGCCGGGGGAAACATCAGCCAG AGCCAGGGTCTGGATGGTTTTGATGTTTGGCCCACCCTCAGTGAAGGGAGGGAGTCACCTCGTCAGGAGATCCTTCACAACATTGACCCGTTGCACAAACCTCCTGCTCCAACCATGACCTGGGACGCTACCAGCGCAGAGGGAGTCTCAG TGAGCACATCAAAGGGCCCCGCCTTTAAGAAgcccaagaagaagaagaagaaggttcTGAAACAGCAACCAAAGCAGAAGTCAGGGTTCAAGTTAAAGACCACCAAGAAACCTCAGACGTTCTCCCACCATGCTGCTAAACCTAAACCCAAACTTAAATCCAAGCCCATACCCAAACTGAAGCACAAGTCCCTCCCAAAATCAAAGCTCAAACCCAAACCCAAGACCAAAGTCTTGGTCAAGCAGTCCAGTTACAAACCACGTCTGAAGGTTCACTCCAGTGGTACTCCATACGGCCACCAGAACCCGTCAGTGTCAGGAACATCTCGCCCCAAATCTCAGCGTGATATCCAATCACATTTCAAGTCAAAATCCTGGCAGACCATATCCCAAAACCAGAAACTGTCACAGTCAGCACCACCTCAGTTAAAATCTAAGACacagctgaaattacatttaaagtCCAAGTCTAGGAGGACATTATCCCAATACCAGAACATGTCCCAGCCAGAAACAACCCTGCCCCCAACTCATCCAACGCCCGAGCTTAAGTTTCAGCCATCCCAGCCAGTGTGGGACACATCAGTTCAGGCTGCCATCAGAGTTGGAGACTGGAAGCTGCTAACAGGAGACCCAGGCCACGGAGACTGGGTCCCTCCACAG ATTCTTCCCACTCTCCCTGGTCGCTGGTGGAATCTTGAACGCGGCTTCTCGACGTTCTACAAATCCTCCATCCACAAAAATGTCTGGCTGTTCAACATCACAGGCGACCCGTACGAGCGGCAGGACCTGGCAGATCAGAGGCCCGACGTGGTCCAACGGCTGCTGGCACGGCTCGCCTACTACAACCAAACAGCTGTGCCGGTTTACTTTCCGCCCGACGACCCGCGAGCCAATCCAAGCGAGCACGGTGGAGCCTGGGTCCCCTGGgtggatgaagaggaggacgaggagggaAAATATAACGGGGTCTACAAGAAAGGTAAGAACaataagaagaagaggaagaagaagaagtgccGGCTGTGCAAGCTGAAGTCGTTCTTTCTGAAACTGAACACCAGGATGATGTCCAATCGGATCTGA